The Pseudomonas sp. B21-023 genomic interval CGAGGGGTTGGGCAGGTTGGCGCGCAGTTGCGCCTGGGCCCGTTGGTCCATGGCCTGGGCCTGGAACCGTTGGTTGCTGTTGTTGACCAGGGCCTGGTAAACCGCAGGCGGCAAGCTGTTGCGGTAGCGCTGTTGGGCGGCGCTCACGGCATCGTTGAAATGGGCGCGCTGGTCGGGCCAGCCAGCGACCTTGTACAGCTGATCGAGGGTGTCTGCCCAGACAGGCATGGTGCAGATCATCAGCAGAAGCAGGGAAAACAGACGGCGCATTCAGGACTCCTGTCGGCAGGCCGCTATTGTCCTTGGCGTGGCGGGGCTTTGTCGAGTCGCCAGCGGCGCTTCCTGACCAAGTGGCGCTGTGCGAGCGCTGGCCGAATGGCTATGATGCGCCATGCACATTCCTTCCGAACATCCGCTGCTGTCGACCATTGTCGATGACCTGGCCACCCGTGGCTGGTCGCAGCAATCTCTTTTCCTGCCCGACGAACTGTCGCGCGCGCTGGCGGCCGAATGCCGTCGTCGCTACGCCGAGGGTGAGCTGAACCCCGCCGGCATAGGGCGTGGCGCCGCGCAGGAGATCCGCGAGGCGATCCGCGGCGACCAGATCCAGTGGATCGACCCCGGTGAATCGGAGGTCTGCGATCGCTACCTGGGGGCAATGGACAGCCTGCGCCAGGCCATCAACCGGGGGTTGTTCCTGGGGCTCGAGGACTTTGAGTGCCACTTTGCCCTGTATCCGCCGGGCGCCTTCTACAAGCGCCATCTCGACCGCTTCCGCGACGATGACCGGCGCATGGTGTCGGCCGTGCTGTACCTCAACGAGGGTTGGCAGCCGCAGGACGGTGGACAATTGCGCATGTTCCTGAAGGGCGATGTCGAACACGACGTGGCGCCGTTGGCCGGTAGCCTGGTGGTGTTCCTGTCGGGTGAAGTCCCGCACGAGGTACTCCCGGCAGGGCGTGAACGCCTGTCGTTGACCGGTTGGTTCCGGCGCCGTGGCAATGAGCCGTTCTGAGCTGGCGAAGGTGCTGGTCAGCGCCTGCCTGCTGGGCCAGCCGGTACGCTATGACGGGCGTGCCAGCGGCCATCCCGACGTATTGCAGCGTTGGCAGGCAGAAGGCAGGGTGGTGCCACTGTGCCCGGAGGTTGCCGGTGGCTTGCCTACGCCACGACCGCCTGCGGAGATACCCGGTGGGCAGGGCGGGGCGGTTCTGGATGGGCAGGTACAGGTGCTGACGGTGACCGGCGACGATGTCAGCGGCGCCTTTCTCGCCGGGGCCCGCGTGGCGCTGGAACTGGTGCGTCGGCATGGCATCCGTGTGGCGGTACTCAAGTCGGGCAGCCCCTCGTGTGGCAATCTGCAGACCTACGACGGCAGTTTCAACGGTGTGAAGGTGGCGGGTGAGGGCGTGACCACGGCCTTGTTGCGGCGCGAAGGGGTACTCGTGTTCAGCGAGCTGGAGCTGGAAGACGCGCAGCGAGCGTTGAGCCAGATCTGATCGCGGGGCAAGCCCGTTCCCACGCAATGCTGAGCATGACGGCAGCGTTGCGCGACAGCGGGCTTGCCCCGCGATGCGGTGTTACTGTCCGGCGCTTGCCTGCTTGGTGCCCTTGAGCCATTTGCTTTCCAGGTCAGCCAGGCGGCCATCGTCCTCGATCCGTTGCAGGGCATTGCTCACAGCCGTCTCGAAGGCTGGATTGCCCTTCAAGTACGGAATCACCAGTTTCTGGCTGGCGAGGGTCCGAATGGTGTCGAGTTGGTCGCTCGGTTCGATGCCTTGCTTATTGAAGGCCATGTCGAACTTGCCGCTCTCCACCCCAGGCAGCACCTCTTCGGCTGGGGTCTCGACGAACTCGGCCCGCACATCCAGCTCCTTGGCCAGGGCCTGGCCCAACTCGATCTCGAAGCCGGTCAGGTGTTCGTTTTCCTTGAACGCATAAGGTGGTGAATCGCTCAGCACGGCAATGCGCAGTTCGCCACGGTCGTTGATTTCGTCGATCAGTTCGGCCTGGGCCAGTGGGCTGAACAATACCGCCAGCAGAATGCCAATGGTCAAACGCATGAGTGCCCCTTCTTGTTCGGCAGGTGAATGTCATTCGCCGAGGGTTTCTTTTCTGCCGCGGTCGAACGCAGCCTATGACCGTGTAGCCGCGTTAATGTTTACGCCGGCCTGAAATATTTCTGCCACTGTTTTTGAACCTCTGCCTGGCTGGTTGGACTATGGTGAAGTACCGCTGTGCTTCGTTTAAGTGATAGCGGTCAATTGAAGTGAATCACAGGAGAAGTGAATGAAAAGCCTATTTTCGCGTGCTGCCGTCGCCGGTCTGCTGATGGGGGCGTCGGTGTTCGCCAGTGCCGCGGATGCGCTGAAGAGCCAGCAGCCACCGGAGGGCGCCAAGGTCTTCATCGTTTCCCCCGCCGACGGGGCCACGGTCGACAAGACCTTCACCGTCAAGTTCGGTATCGAGGGCATGGGCCTCAAGCCTGCGGGTGACCAGACCCCGCACACCGGGCATCACCATCTGCTGGTAGATGTGGACAAGGCTCCTCTGGCCGACCAGCCGCTGCCCACCAGCCTGATGCCTGAGAACAACGCACCGCTGCCGGCAGGTCCTCAGGTGCTGCACTTCGGCAAGGCGCAGACCGAGGCGACCATCACCCTCACCCCGGGCAAGCACACCCTGCAGCTGGTGCTGGGCGACAAGTACCACGTGCCGTTCAAACCGAGCGTCGAGTCGCAGAAGATCACCGTCACCGTCAAATGACGCTTGCTCTGTAGACGCACGCAACGAAAAAGGGAGGCCGCCAGGGCCTCCCTTTCTCATGCAGCTGTCCCGTCCTGAATAAGGTTTACACCTCCCATCCCGAATTTCCGGAGAGTCAGATGGATCAAGGTGTAAAGCGCACACAGCGTGATTACTCGCTGTCTTTTAAATTGGCAGTGGTCGATCAGATCGAAAAAGGCGAGCTGACCTGCACCCAGGCCCGGGAGCGGTACGGCATCCAAGGAAAATCTACGGTTCTGGTATGGTTGCGTAAGCACGGTCGGCAGGATTGGAGCCAGGGGGCCTCGATCCGCGACGAGAGGAGCTGCGCGATGTCTGACCCCAAAACGCTCACTCCAGAGCAGCGAATCAAAGAGCTTGAGCAGCAGCTTGAGCTGATGAGTCAGAAGGCTCAGTTCTTTGAGACGGTCGTTGATGTTCTGAAAAATGACTACGGTGTATCGGTCGTAAAAAAGCGATCCGGCAAGTCCTCACGCAAGGTCAAGTCGCAGGACTGAGCATTGCCAGGGCTTGTCAGTTTCTAGGCATCAGTCGACAGGCATACTACAAGCGCAACCAAGCCGCTGATGACAAAGAGCGCCAGACGGATCGAGTGGTTGAGTTCGTACAGCAAATCCGGATGCGCCAGCCTCGTCTGGGTACACGCAAGCTGCACTATCTGCTGCATTGCCAACCTGACAGACGAGTCCAGCTCGGCCGAGACAGGCTTTTCCAGGTCTTGGGTGAGCGCCGCTTGCTAGTGCTGCCTAAGCGGGCGTATCACAAGACAACGCAGAGCTTTCATCGCTTCTACCGTCATCCCAACTTACTTAAGCCCGGCCCAAGCCAAGTCGTACCGACAAGGCCAGAGCACGTCTGGGTTGCCGACATTACTTATCTGCCCGCACGTAACGGCCCGCTGTATCTGAGCCTGGTAACGGATGCGTACTCCAGGAAAATTGTTGGCCACCACGTCCATGAAAGCCTGCATGCCGAGTCAGTGGCGCAAGCCTTCAAGCAGGCCTTACGAAAGCGACGTCGTCGCCAGCCATTAGTCCATCATTCGGATCGAGGCATCCAATACTGCTCGACGCTGTACCAGTCACTGCACCAACGGCACGACGTTCAGTGCTCCATGACTGATGGGTATGACTGTTATCAGAACGCGCTGGCGGAGCGCATCAACGGAATCCTCAAGACGGAGCTGTTGTTGAGGATCCCTGAAGATCTTGAGCAGGCGAGGAAGATGGTTGATGAGGCAGTGCAGATCTACAACACAGAACGGTCTCATATGGCCCTGAAAAACAAAACGCCCGATGCGGTGCATCGGGCGTTTTGAGGTCTGTCGGCCTACCTGAACAGGTGTAAACCTATTTCAGGACTAGACAAGCCGGCAAACTTAGAACAGTACGCGCGAGCGAATAGTGCCCTTCACATGCTGCAGTTTTTCCTGGGCCAGATCGGAGTACTCGGCATCGACGTCGATGACCACGTAACCCACTTTCTCGTCGGTCTGCAGGAACTGACCGGAGATGTTGATACCGTTCTCGGCGAACACTTTGTTGATCTCGCTGAGTACGCCCGGGATGTTTTCGTGGATGTGCAGCAGGCGGTGCTTGCCTGGGTGGGCCGGCAGCGCGACTTCCGGGAAGTTGACCGACGACACCGAGGTACCGTTGTCGCTGTACTTGACCAGCTTCTCGGCCACTTCCAGGCCGATGTTGGCCTGGGCTTCGGCGGTGGAACCACCGATGTGCGGGGTCAGGATCACGTTGTCCAGGCCACGCAGCGGGCTTTCGAACTCTTCGTCGTTGGAGCGTGGCTCGACCGGGAACACGTCGATGGCGGCGCCGATCAGGTGCTTGTCCTTGATCGCGGCGGCCAGGTGGTCCAGCTCGACCACGGTGCCACGGGCGGCGTTGATCAGGATCGCGCCCTTCTTCATCGCGCGGATTTCCTTCTCGCCGATCATCCACTGGGTGGATGGCAGCTCGGGCACGTGCAGCGAGACGATGTCGGCCAGGCCCAGCAGCTCGTTCAGGCTGGTGACCTGGGTGGCGTTGCCCAGCGGCAGCTTGGTCAGCGGGTCGTAGAAGTAGACCTGCATGCCCAGGCTTTCGGCCAGCACCGACAGCTGGGTACCGATCGAGCCGTAGCCGACGATGCCCAGTTTCTTGCCGCGGATCTCGAAGGAGTTGGCCGCGCTCTTGATCCAGCCACCGCGGTGGCAGGAGGCGTTCTTCTCGGGGATGCCGCGCAGCAACAGGATGGCTTCGGCCAGCACCAGTTCGGCCACCGAACGGGTGTTGGAGTACGGCGCGTTGAACACCGCAATGCCGCGGTTGCGGGCCGCGCTCAGGTCGACCTGGTTGGTGCCGATGCAGAAACAGCCGACCGCGACCAGTTTCTTCGCACAGTCGAAGACCTCTTCGGTCAGCTGGGTGCGCGAGCGGATGCCGATGAAGTGGGCATCGGCGATCTTTTCCTTCAGCTCTGCATCCGGCAGCGAGCCGGTGAGGTACTCGATGTTGCTGTACCCGGCAGCCTTGAGGATATCCACCGCATTCTGGTGGACGCCTTCAAGAAGAAGGAACCTGATCTTGCTCTTGTCGAGAGAAGTCTTGCTCATCTGCGTAAACCTGTATCCCGGAGAAAAATGGCGAGGGGGGTGAAGCGGCGCGGCGTCGGCCTTAGCACGAACAGCGGGAGGGCTATGCTAGCATACGCGACACAATCTGAGCCCATCCCGACAGGTGAAGCGTGCTCAGGGTGACTATGAATAAGTCGAGAGTTCCAGCGATGACCCAGTCCGTGGTAATTGATGAACTGATGACCCTGGTCGACCCTGGCAAGGTCCTCACCGACCCTGCCTCGCTCGACGCCTACGGCAAGGACTGGACCAAGCACTACCCGCCTGCGCCAAGCGCGATCGTCTTCCCCAAAACCATCGATCAAGTCCAGGCCATCGTGCGCTGGGCCAACCGGCACAAGGTCGCCTTGGTGCCATCGGGCGGGCGTACAGGATTGTCGGGCGCTGCCGTGGCCGCCCATGGCGAGGTGGTGGTCGCCTTCGACTACATGAACCAGATCCTGGCCTTCAATGAGTTCGATCGAACCGTCGTGTGCCAGCCGGGCGTGGTGACCCGCCAGCTTCAGCAGTTCGCCGAGGACCAGGGGCTTTACTATCCGGTGGACTTCGCCTCCTCCGGCTCCAGCCAGATCGGCGGTAATATCGGCACCAATGCCGGCGGAATCAAGGTGATCCGCTACGGCATGACCCGCAACTGGGTGGCTGGGCTGAAGGTGGTCACCGGCAAGGGCGAGCTGCTCGAGCTGAACAAGGACCTGATCAAGAACGCCACCGGCTACGACCTGCGCCAACTGTTCATCGGCGCCGAAGGCACCCTGGGGTTCGTGGTGGAGGCGACCATGCGCCTGGACCGTGCGCCGCGCAACCTTACGGCGATGGTGCTGGGCACGCCTGACTTCGACGCGATCATGCCAGTGCTGCACGCTTTCCAGGGCAAGCTCGACCTCACCGCATTCGAGTTCTTTTCCGACAAGGGCCTGGCCAAGATCCTCGCCCGGGGCGATGTGCCCGCGCCATTTGAAACCGACTGCCCGTTCTATGCCCTGCTGGAGTTCGAAGCCAGCACCGAGGAGGTGGCCAACGAGGCGCTCGCCACCTTCGAGCACTGCGTCGAGCAGGGCTGGGTGCTGGACGGGGTGATGAGCCAGAGCGACACCCAGCTGAAGAACCTGTGGAAGCTGCGCGAGTACCTGTCCGAGACCATCTCCCACTGGACGCCCTACAAGAACGACATCTCTGTCACCGTCTCGAAAGTGCCGGCGTTTCTGCGCGACATCGATGCCATCGTCGGCGAGCACTATCCGGACTACGAGGTGGTCTGGTACGGCCATATCGGCGACGGCAACCTGCACCTGAACATCCTCAAGCCCGACCACATGAGCAAGGACGACTTCTTCGCCTCCTGCGCCAAGGTCAACAAGTGGGTGTTCGAGATCGTCGAGCGTTACAACGGCTCGATCTCCGCCGAGCACGGCGTGGGCATGACCAAACGCGATTACCTGGGCTACAGCCGCTCACCGGAAGAAATCGCCTGCATGAAGGCGATCAAGGCGGTGTTCGACCCGAACGGCATCATGAATCCGGGTAAGATCTTCGCTCCCGAATAAAAAAGCAGTGTTCACAGGAGTCGGCCATGAGTTACCAGCACCAGTACGTAGACGGCACGCGCATCCACTTCCCGCTGGGCAAGGTGGTGTGCATTGGCCGCAACTACGCCGAGCATGCCAAGGAACTGGACAACCCCATCCCCAGCGAGCCGCTGCTGTTTATCAAGCCCGGCAGTTGCGTGGTGCCCCTGGAAGGTGGCTTCAAGATTCCGACCGAGCGTGGCTCGGTGCACTACGAGGCGGAAATCGCGGTGTTGCTGGGCAAGCCGTTGTCGACCAAGCCGACCGAGGAAGAGGTGCTCGACGCCATTTCCGGCTATGCCCCGGCTTTGGACCTCACCCTGCGCGACCTGCAGAGCAAACTGAAGGAAAAGGGCCTGCCGTGGGAGCTGTGCAAAAGCTTCGATGGTGCTTGCGTGCTGCCGCCTTTTGTCTCGGCAGGCGCCTTCGAGGATGTGAAGGACATCGGTATACGCCTGACCATCAACGGCGAGGTGCGCCAGGACGGCAACAGCGCGATGATGCTCAACCCCATCGTGCCGATGATCCAGCATATGGCCGCGTGCTTCTCGTTGCTGGCGGGTGATGTGATCCTCACCGGCACTCCGGCGGGCGTGGGGCCGTTCAAGGTTGGCGACGAGCTGGTGCTGGAGCTTCCAGGCGTCAGCCGGTTCGAGAGCCGGGTGCTCTGAGCCGAAGGTTCGCGCCTTTCCTGGAAAAA includes:
- a CDS encoding 2OG-Fe(II) oxygenase — its product is MHIPSEHPLLSTIVDDLATRGWSQQSLFLPDELSRALAAECRRRYAEGELNPAGIGRGAAQEIREAIRGDQIQWIDPGESEVCDRYLGAMDSLRQAINRGLFLGLEDFECHFALYPPGAFYKRHLDRFRDDDRRMVSAVLYLNEGWQPQDGGQLRMFLKGDVEHDVAPLAGSLVVFLSGEVPHEVLPAGRERLSLTGWFRRRGNEPF
- a CDS encoding DUF523 domain-containing protein, producing MSRSELAKVLVSACLLGQPVRYDGRASGHPDVLQRWQAEGRVVPLCPEVAGGLPTPRPPAEIPGGQGGAVLDGQVQVLTVTGDDVSGAFLAGARVALELVRRHGIRVAVLKSGSPSCGNLQTYDGSFNGVKVAGEGVTTALLRREGVLVFSELELEDAQRALSQI
- a CDS encoding transporter substrate-binding domain-containing protein, which codes for MRLTIGILLAVLFSPLAQAELIDEINDRGELRIAVLSDSPPYAFKENEHLTGFEIELGQALAKELDVRAEFVETPAEEVLPGVESGKFDMAFNKQGIEPSDQLDTIRTLASQKLVIPYLKGNPAFETAVSNALQRIEDDGRLADLESKWLKGTKQASAGQ
- a CDS encoding FAD-binding oxidoreductase, with translation MTQSVVIDELMTLVDPGKVLTDPASLDAYGKDWTKHYPPAPSAIVFPKTIDQVQAIVRWANRHKVALVPSGGRTGLSGAAVAAHGEVVVAFDYMNQILAFNEFDRTVVCQPGVVTRQLQQFAEDQGLYYPVDFASSGSSQIGGNIGTNAGGIKVIRYGMTRNWVAGLKVVTGKGELLELNKDLIKNATGYDLRQLFIGAEGTLGFVVEATMRLDRAPRNLTAMVLGTPDFDAIMPVLHAFQGKLDLTAFEFFSDKGLAKILARGDVPAPFETDCPFYALLEFEASTEEVANEALATFEHCVEQGWVLDGVMSQSDTQLKNLWKLREYLSETISHWTPYKNDISVTVSKVPAFLRDIDAIVGEHYPDYEVVWYGHIGDGNLHLNILKPDHMSKDDFFASCAKVNKWVFEIVERYNGSISAEHGVGMTKRDYLGYSRSPEEIACMKAIKAVFDPNGIMNPGKIFAPE
- a CDS encoding DUF4399 domain-containing protein produces the protein MKSLFSRAAVAGLLMGASVFASAADALKSQQPPEGAKVFIVSPADGATVDKTFTVKFGIEGMGLKPAGDQTPHTGHHHLLVDVDKAPLADQPLPTSLMPENNAPLPAGPQVLHFGKAQTEATITLTPGKHTLQLVLGDKYHVPFKPSVESQKITVTVK
- a CDS encoding IS3 family transposase (programmed frameshift); amino-acid sequence: MDQGVKRTQRDYSLSFKLAVVDQIEKGELTCTQARERYGIQGKSTVLVWLRKHGRQDWSQGASIRDERSCAMSDPKTLTPEQRIKELEQQLELMSQKAQFFETVVDVLKNDYGVSVGKKAIRQVLTQGQVAGLSIARACQFLGISRQAYYKRNQAADDKERQTDRVVEFVQQIRMRQPRLGTRKLHYLLHCQPDRRVQLGRDRLFQVLGERRLLVLPKRAYHKTTQSFHRFYRHPNLLKPGPSQVVPTRPEHVWVADITYLPARNGPLYLSLVTDAYSRKIVGHHVHESLHAESVAQAFKQALRKRRRRQPLVHHSDRGIQYCSTLYQSLHQRHDVQCSMTDGYDCYQNALAERINGILKTELLLRIPEDLEQARKMVDEAVQIYNTERSHMALKNKTPDAVHRAF
- the serA gene encoding phosphoglycerate dehydrogenase, whose amino-acid sequence is MSKTSLDKSKIRFLLLEGVHQNAVDILKAAGYSNIEYLTGSLPDAELKEKIADAHFIGIRSRTQLTEEVFDCAKKLVAVGCFCIGTNQVDLSAARNRGIAVFNAPYSNTRSVAELVLAEAILLLRGIPEKNASCHRGGWIKSAANSFEIRGKKLGIVGYGSIGTQLSVLAESLGMQVYFYDPLTKLPLGNATQVTSLNELLGLADIVSLHVPELPSTQWMIGEKEIRAMKKGAILINAARGTVVELDHLAAAIKDKHLIGAAIDVFPVEPRSNDEEFESPLRGLDNVILTPHIGGSTAEAQANIGLEVAEKLVKYSDNGTSVSSVNFPEVALPAHPGKHRLLHIHENIPGVLSEINKVFAENGINISGQFLQTDEKVGYVVIDVDAEYSDLAQEKLQHVKGTIRSRVLF
- a CDS encoding fumarylacetoacetate hydrolase family protein, with the protein product MSYQHQYVDGTRIHFPLGKVVCIGRNYAEHAKELDNPIPSEPLLFIKPGSCVVPLEGGFKIPTERGSVHYEAEIAVLLGKPLSTKPTEEEVLDAISGYAPALDLTLRDLQSKLKEKGLPWELCKSFDGACVLPPFVSAGAFEDVKDIGIRLTINGEVRQDGNSAMMLNPIVPMIQHMAACFSLLAGDVILTGTPAGVGPFKVGDELVLELPGVSRFESRVL